One genomic region from Branchiostoma lanceolatum isolate klBraLanc5 chromosome 7, klBraLanc5.hap2, whole genome shotgun sequence encodes:
- the LOC136438231 gene encoding histone H2A-like: protein MSGRGKGGKARAKAKSRSSRAGLQFPVGRVHRFLRKGNYAQRVGAGAPVYLAAVLEYLTAEILELAGNAARDNKKTRIIPRHLQLAVRNDEELNKLMSGVTIAQGGVLPNIHAVLLPKKTGKAQ from the coding sequence atgtctggacgtggtaaaGGAGGCAAGGCACGCGCTAAGGCAAAGAGTCGTTCTTCCcgagcgggtctccagttccccgtTGGCCGCGTACATCGCTTCTTGcggaagggaaactacgcccagcgcgtgggtgccggcgctccGGTGTATCTGGCGGCGGTGCTTGAGTACTTGACGGCCGAGATTCTGGAGCTGGCTggtaacgctgcccgtgacaacaagaagactagaatcatcccccgtcaccttcaactggccgtccgcaacgacgaggagttgaacaagctgatgtcgggcgtcaccattgcccagggcggtgttctcccaaacatccacgctgtgcttctgcccaagaagaccggcaAGGCTCAGTAG
- the LOC136438235 gene encoding complement C1q tumor necrosis factor-related protein 1-like isoform X1, translated as MELKVTLWYLMGILLLVTSFGEMTSVSKRRRTRPRKTKAKPQFKGCSTAGNMFYPCCTSCCPGTRYSTGSSSTGQSASASSQHSLYNTGSSTGQSASASSQHSLYNTGSSTGQADSASSQHSLYNTGSSTGQAASAFSQHSLYNTGSSTGQADSASSQHSLYNTGSSTGQSASASSQHSLYNTGSSTGNVISRRYIMSGQSAAAQRGRVQCTAGPPGPPGPPGPPAPVDNLFQNSIAFQPPRRAAFSVARTRSLKGSFKYQKVLFDKMLVNIGGHFNMKSGIFTCVYPGVYHVSFSAGAVPGRQVNLDLMLSGKVVADVYNTGKNSYRDMVSRGLLLQLTPGDTLWLRLTKGREYALYSDPELQTSFSAFLLYPDT; from the exons ATGGAGTTAAAG GTAACACTTTGGTATCTGATGGGTATTCTCCTACTGGTGACGTCATTTGGAGAGATGACGTCAGTATCAAAGCGCAGGCGCACAAGACCGAGGAAGACCAAAGCCAAGCCACAGTTTAAAGGCTGCAGCACGGCCGGCAACATGTTCTACCCATGCTGCACCTCGTGCTGTCCGGGGACGCGCTACAGCACAGGCTCGTCGTCCACAGGTCAGTCTGCTTCCGCCTCCTCACAACATTCTCTCTACAACACAGGCTCGTCCACAGGTCAGTCTGCTTCCGCCTCCTCACAACATTCTCTCTACAACACAGGCTCGTCCACAGGTCAGGCTGATTCCGCCTCCTCACAACATTCTCTCTACAACACAGGCTCGTCCACAGGTCAGGCTGCTTCCGCCTTCTCACAACATTCTCTCTACAACACAGGCTCGTCCACAGGTCAGGCTGATTCCGCCTCCTCACAACATTCTCTCTACAACACAGGCTCGTCCACAGGTCAGTCTGCTTCCGCCTCCTCACAACATTCTCTCTACAACACAGGCTCGTCCACAG GTAACGTCATCAGCCGGAGGTACATCATGAGCGGCCAGTCGGCAGCAG CTCAGCGGGGGAGGGTGCAGTGCACAGCTGGTCCGCCAGGGCCGCCCGGTCCACCAGGGCCGCCTGCACCTGTGGACAACCTTTTCCAAAATAGCATCGCTTTCCAGCCGCCGCGGAGGGCCGCTTTTTCTGTGGCAAGAACTCGCAGCCTCAAGGGCAGTTTTAAGTACCAGAAGGTACTTTTTGATAAG ATGCTGGTGAATATTGGCGGCCATTTTAACATGAAGTCCGGCATCTTCACCTGTGTCTACCCCGGGGTGTATCACGTGAGTTTCAGCGCAGGCGCAGTGCCAGGCCGCCAGGTGAACCTCGACTTGATGTTGAGCGGCAAAGTCGTGGCTGACGTGTACAACACCGGCAAGAacagctacagggacatg GTGAGCCGCGGCCTGCTGCTGCAGCTGACGCCTGGCGACACCCTGTGGTTACGGCTCACCAAGGGGCGCGAGTACGCCCTCTACAGCGACCCCGAGCTGCAGACCTCCTTCTCAGCCTTCCTGCTCTACCCGGACACCTGA
- the LOC136438235 gene encoding complement C1q tumor necrosis factor-related protein 4-like isoform X3, with amino-acid sequence MELKVTLWYLMGILLLVTSFGEMTSVSKRRRTRPRKTKAKPQFKGCSTAGNMFYPCCTSCCPGTRYSTGSSSTGNVISRRYIMSGQSAAAQRGRVQCTAGPPGPPGPPGPPAPVDNLFQNSIAFQPPRRAAFSVARTRSLKGSFKYQKVLFDKMLVNIGGHFNMKSGIFTCVYPGVYHVSFSAGAVPGRQVNLDLMLSGKVVADVYNTGKNSYRDMVSRGLLLQLTPGDTLWLRLTKGREYALYSDPELQTSFSAFLLYPDT; translated from the exons ATGGAGTTAAAG GTAACACTTTGGTATCTGATGGGTATTCTCCTACTGGTGACGTCATTTGGAGAGATGACGTCAGTATCAAAGCGCAGGCGCACAAGACCGAGGAAGACCAAAGCCAAGCCACAGTTTAAAGGCTGCAGCACGGCCGGCAACATGTTCTACCCATGCTGCACCTCGTGCTGTCCGGGGACGCGCTACAGCACAGGCTCGTCGTCCACAG GTAACGTCATCAGCCGGAGGTACATCATGAGCGGCCAGTCGGCAGCAG CTCAGCGGGGGAGGGTGCAGTGCACAGCTGGTCCGCCAGGGCCGCCCGGTCCACCAGGGCCGCCTGCACCTGTGGACAACCTTTTCCAAAATAGCATCGCTTTCCAGCCGCCGCGGAGGGCCGCTTTTTCTGTGGCAAGAACTCGCAGCCTCAAGGGCAGTTTTAAGTACCAGAAGGTACTTTTTGATAAG ATGCTGGTGAATATTGGCGGCCATTTTAACATGAAGTCCGGCATCTTCACCTGTGTCTACCCCGGGGTGTATCACGTGAGTTTCAGCGCAGGCGCAGTGCCAGGCCGCCAGGTGAACCTCGACTTGATGTTGAGCGGCAAAGTCGTGGCTGACGTGTACAACACCGGCAAGAacagctacagggacatg GTGAGCCGCGGCCTGCTGCTGCAGCTGACGCCTGGCGACACCCTGTGGTTACGGCTCACCAAGGGGCGCGAGTACGCCCTCTACAGCGACCCCGAGCTGCAGACCTCCTTCTCAGCCTTCCTGCTCTACCCGGACACCTGA
- the LOC136438230 gene encoding histone H1-like — MSAPASSPKKARKPTAPKGPAAHPPTTVMVTAAVEALKDRTGSSLLAIKRYIAGNYKFDVEKKAHFVKRALKSLVEKGTIIQVKGTGASGSFKINVAAKKAAEKAAKKAVKKPVKKPVAKKAAKPKTTKPKKRKAKEATTLKKTKKPTTKKTKKSPAKKPAAKKSTKKTPAKKIAKKAAPAKKASKPKKK, encoded by the coding sequence atgtccgctccagcatcgtcccccaagaaggccaGGAAGCCAACGGCACCCAAGggccctgcggctcacccgcccaccactgttATGGTTACGGCGGctgtggaagcgctcaaggaccgtaccGGTTCTTCTCTGTTGGCCATCAAGAGGTACATTGCCggtaactacaagttcgacgtggagaagaaagcgcacttcgtcaagcgcgccctgaaatccttggtggagaagggtaccatcatccaggtcaaaggaactggggcgtcgggatccttcaagatcaacgtggcagccaagaaagccgccgagaaggccgcaaaaaaagccgtcaagaagccggtcaagaaacctgtGGCTAAGAAAGCCGCAAAACCCAAGACCACCAAGCCCAAAAAGCGAAAGGCTAAGGAGGCTACCACCctcaagaagaccaagaaaccgactaccaagaagaccaagaaatctccggccaagaaacccgcTGCCAAGAAATCCACAAAAAAGACTCCGGCAAAGAAGATTGCAAAGAAGGCggcgcctgccaagaaagcgtccaagcccaagaagaagtga
- the LOC136438235 gene encoding complement C1q tumor necrosis factor-related protein 1-like isoform X2 — MELKVTLWYLMGILLLVTSFGEMTSVSKRRRTRPRKTKAKPQFKGCSTAGNMFYPCCTSCCPGTRYSTGSSSTGSSTGQSASASSQHSLYNTGSSTGQADSASSQHSLYNTGSSTGQAASAFSQHSLYNTGSSTGQADSASSQHSLYNTGSSTGQSASASSQHSLYNTGSSTGNVISRRYIMSGQSAAAQRGRVQCTAGPPGPPGPPGPPAPVDNLFQNSIAFQPPRRAAFSVARTRSLKGSFKYQKVLFDKMLVNIGGHFNMKSGIFTCVYPGVYHVSFSAGAVPGRQVNLDLMLSGKVVADVYNTGKNSYRDMVSRGLLLQLTPGDTLWLRLTKGREYALYSDPELQTSFSAFLLYPDT; from the exons ATGGAGTTAAAG GTAACACTTTGGTATCTGATGGGTATTCTCCTACTGGTGACGTCATTTGGAGAGATGACGTCAGTATCAAAGCGCAGGCGCACAAGACCGAGGAAGACCAAAGCCAAGCCACAGTTTAAAGGCTGCAGCACGGCCGGCAACATGTTCTACCCATGCTGCACCTCGTGCTGTCCGGGGACGCGCTACAGCACAGGCTCGTCGTCCACAG GCTCGTCCACAGGTCAGTCTGCTTCCGCCTCCTCACAACATTCTCTCTACAACACAGGCTCGTCCACAGGTCAGGCTGATTCCGCCTCCTCACAACATTCTCTCTACAACACAGGCTCGTCCACAGGTCAGGCTGCTTCCGCCTTCTCACAACATTCTCTCTACAACACAGGCTCGTCCACAGGTCAGGCTGATTCCGCCTCCTCACAACATTCTCTCTACAACACAGGCTCGTCCACAGGTCAGTCTGCTTCCGCCTCCTCACAACATTCTCTCTACAACACAGGCTCGTCCACAG GTAACGTCATCAGCCGGAGGTACATCATGAGCGGCCAGTCGGCAGCAG CTCAGCGGGGGAGGGTGCAGTGCACAGCTGGTCCGCCAGGGCCGCCCGGTCCACCAGGGCCGCCTGCACCTGTGGACAACCTTTTCCAAAATAGCATCGCTTTCCAGCCGCCGCGGAGGGCCGCTTTTTCTGTGGCAAGAACTCGCAGCCTCAAGGGCAGTTTTAAGTACCAGAAGGTACTTTTTGATAAG ATGCTGGTGAATATTGGCGGCCATTTTAACATGAAGTCCGGCATCTTCACCTGTGTCTACCCCGGGGTGTATCACGTGAGTTTCAGCGCAGGCGCAGTGCCAGGCCGCCAGGTGAACCTCGACTTGATGTTGAGCGGCAAAGTCGTGGCTGACGTGTACAACACCGGCAAGAacagctacagggacatg GTGAGCCGCGGCCTGCTGCTGCAGCTGACGCCTGGCGACACCCTGTGGTTACGGCTCACCAAGGGGCGCGAGTACGCCCTCTACAGCGACCCCGAGCTGCAGACCTCCTTCTCAGCCTTCCTGCTCTACCCGGACACCTGA